A genomic stretch from Acidobacteriota bacterium includes:
- a CDS encoding TonB-dependent receptor, giving the protein MRPTPSVGSEQSLGSLLSARCLRPFGRATLLTAGCLCLLPAGLSAQVEESTAGEEPPAAAKEQPAVETVREEIIVKASRTESPASATPASVVLIDAEAVESNAVIADELASVLSREVPGFAPSIQKLTGRGETQRGRNPLYLIDGVNQHNALRDGSRDGHTIDLAFVERIEVINGSNAIQGVGATGGVVNILTREPALGAEWNSSIDLRLTGSASEFDSDSLGYKVSGLTGGGGDRFGLLVGASLHERGLFFDADGEAVGLYPTQGDIMDSRTVGLFGKAQWVISENSVVSFLANDFDLERNGDFFAVAGDRSRGVPTGTAEGDPSALVGNPARNENTTFSLTLNQSDLAGGSLTAQVFDQEFKGLFEGGTFGGFFRLTPNGPPFLDQSAVVSEKTGLKLAYNRPFSNDRVLLTAGFDVFRDESAQVLDRSGREWVPETLFETLSPFAQVSVDLGDRVTLSGGARYEDARLEVDDYTTIAAANSTFVSGGEPAFDETLVNAGLIVRPTQEWGFYGAYNESFTMPDVGRVLRSVNVPGLDVDNLFDLEPVIADNIELGVEYTHRRGSARASLFESVAENGSRLSLNAAGIFEVVRQRTEIEGLELFFEFLIDEDFSLAANYALTQGEFDSDGDDSVDSDLDGLNIGPDRLNVFFNGRFGDRFGGYVQVSYFFDRDFDGPAAPTGRDFDGHALVDLSVSYELPVGQLRLGLENLLNEDYFTYFAQTEPNARADTFFKGNGRTVGLSWRVDL; this is encoded by the coding sequence ATGCGACCTACCCCGTCCGTTGGAAGTGAACAATCCCTCGGTAGCCTGCTGTCAGCGCGCTGTCTTCGGCCCTTCGGCCGGGCGACCTTGCTGACCGCCGGCTGCCTATGCCTGCTGCCGGCAGGCCTGTCGGCGCAGGTTGAGGAATCTACCGCCGGCGAGGAGCCGCCGGCCGCAGCGAAAGAGCAGCCCGCGGTGGAGACGGTGAGGGAGGAGATCATCGTCAAGGCGTCTCGCACCGAGTCGCCGGCCAGCGCCACTCCGGCCTCCGTGGTCTTGATCGATGCCGAGGCGGTGGAGTCGAACGCGGTGATCGCCGACGAACTCGCCAGCGTGCTGTCGCGCGAGGTGCCAGGATTTGCCCCGAGCATTCAGAAGCTCACCGGTCGCGGCGAGACGCAGCGCGGGCGCAATCCCCTGTACCTGATCGACGGAGTCAATCAACACAACGCCCTGCGCGACGGCAGCCGCGACGGCCACACCATCGACCTGGCCTTCGTCGAACGCATCGAGGTGATCAACGGCTCGAACGCCATCCAGGGCGTCGGCGCCACCGGTGGAGTGGTCAACATCCTCACCCGCGAGCCGGCCCTCGGGGCCGAGTGGAATTCCTCCATCGATCTGCGGCTGACGGGTTCGGCCAGCGAGTTCGATTCGGACTCCCTGGGCTACAAGGTTTCGGGACTGACCGGCGGTGGCGGCGATCGGTTTGGCCTGTTGGTCGGCGCCTCGCTGCACGAGCGCGGTCTGTTTTTCGACGCCGACGGCGAGGCGGTGGGCCTTTATCCGACCCAGGGAGACATCATGGACTCCCGAACGGTGGGCCTCTTCGGCAAGGCTCAGTGGGTGATCAGCGAGAATTCGGTAGTCAGCTTCCTGGCCAACGATTTCGATCTCGAGCGCAACGGCGACTTCTTTGCCGTGGCCGGCGACCGGTCGCGGGGCGTTCCCACGGGTACCGCCGAGGGCGACCCGTCGGCTCTGGTGGGCAATCCGGCGCGCAACGAGAACACCACCTTCTCGCTGACCCTCAACCAGAGCGACCTGGCCGGCGGCAGCCTGACGGCTCAGGTTTTCGACCAAGAATTCAAGGGGTTGTTCGAGGGCGGCACCTTCGGCGGCTTCTTCCGGTTGACGCCAAACGGACCGCCGTTTCTCGACCAATCGGCGGTGGTTTCGGAAAAGACCGGCCTCAAGCTGGCCTACAACCGGCCGTTCTCGAACGACCGCGTTCTGCTCACCGCCGGCTTCGATGTTTTTCGCGACGAGTCTGCCCAGGTGCTCGACCGTAGCGGTCGCGAATGGGTTCCGGAGACCCTCTTCGAGACCCTTTCGCCCTTCGCTCAGGTGAGCGTCGATCTGGGTGATCGGGTGACCCTCTCCGGTGGCGCCCGCTACGAGGACGCACGCCTCGAGGTGGACGACTACACCACCATCGCCGCCGCCAACTCGACCTTCGTCAGCGGCGGCGAGCCGGCCTTCGACGAAACCCTCGTGAACGCCGGCCTGATCGTGCGGCCGACCCAGGAGTGGGGCTTCTACGGCGCCTACAACGAGAGCTTCACGATGCCCGATGTCGGCCGGGTGCTGCGCTCCGTCAACGTGCCGGGCCTCGATGTCGACAACCTGTTCGATCTCGAACCGGTGATCGCCGACAATATCGAGCTGGGCGTCGAGTACACCCACCGACGGGGGTCGGCGCGCGCCTCGCTGTTCGAGTCCGTGGCGGAGAACGGTTCGCGCCTGTCGCTCAATGCGGCCGGCATCTTCGAGGTCGTGCGGCAGCGCACGGAGATCGAGGGCCTGGAGCTATTCTTCGAATTCCTGATCGACGAGGATTTCTCGCTCGCCGCCAACTACGCGCTCACCCAGGGCGAGTTCGATTCCGACGGCGACGACAGCGTCGATTCTGACCTCGACGGCCTCAACATCGGCCCGGATCGCCTGAATGTCTTCTTCAACGGCCGCTTCGGCGATCGCTTCGGCGGCTATGTCCAGGTGTCCTATTTCTTCGATCGCGACTTCGACGGCCCGGCGGCGCCGACCGGGCGTGACTTCGACGGTCATGCGCTGGTGGACCTGAGCGTGTCCTACGAGCTGCCCGTCGGCCAGCTGCGGCTGGGGCTGGAGAACCTGCTGAACGAGGACTACTTCACCTATTTCGCCCAGACCGAGCCGAACGCCCGCGCCGACACCTTCTTCAAGGGCAACGGCCGAACCGTCGGGCTGTCCTGGCGGGTCGACCTCTGA
- a CDS encoding TlpA disulfide reductase family protein codes for MAATEPRRAGRRRRLGRSLAGIAAGASAAWALVACGPPAPAAPTPRPAIEVARTLPGPDFELLGLDGELHRLSAFRGRILLINFWATWCLACREEMPALERLHRAYAERGVAVVGIATDREGRSVVEPYLQEMAVSYPILLDPEAVSASLFGGLTGYPSTFVLDADGLIYSSYLGAQEEATFAEDLRYLLQAEASGGAELPAGALAEDPPPP; via the coding sequence GTGGCGGCGACTGAACCGCGTCGCGCCGGCCGGCGGCGGCGCCTCGGCCGCTCCCTGGCCGGCATCGCCGCCGGCGCCTCGGCCGCCTGGGCGCTCGTCGCCTGCGGACCGCCGGCGCCCGCAGCACCGACGCCGCGGCCGGCGATCGAGGTGGCCCGCACCCTTCCCGGGCCGGACTTCGAGCTTCTCGGTCTCGATGGTGAACTGCACCGGCTGAGCGCCTTCCGCGGCCGGATTCTGCTGATCAACTTCTGGGCTACCTGGTGCCTGGCGTGCCGCGAGGAAATGCCGGCGCTGGAGCGCCTGCACCGCGCGTATGCCGAGCGCGGCGTCGCCGTCGTCGGGATCGCCACCGATCGCGAAGGGCGATCGGTGGTCGAACCCTACCTTCAGGAGATGGCGGTGAGCTATCCGATCCTGCTCGATCCCGAGGCGGTCAGCGCCTCCCTGTTCGGTGGCCTGACGGGATACCCGAGCACCTTCGTTCTCGATGCCGACGGCCTGATCTACTCCTCCTACCTCGGCGCCCAAGAGGAGGCGACCTTCGCCGAAGACCTGCGCTACCTGCTGCAGGCCGAGGCGAGCGGCGGCGCCGAGCTACCGGCCGGGGCGCTCGCCGAAGATCCTCCGCCGCCCTAG
- a CDS encoding DUF3179 domain-containing (seleno)protein: MSKRSLPWTTLSAILTTFSLLGCSSSEPTPGAETPDAHGSQAETVTGGKPFHGLLEYRAKDAKLALVRPTLLAAEDATLAGGVSVVGVSAGGESRAYPLYVLKNHQIVNDRVGGQPIAASWUPSEQSVVVHDRRVGDEELTLGVSGKLIDGNLMMYDTKTDSLWHQASGESREGAFTGEQLAELPDDAWAIHRWSEWRRDHPETLVLTCAHCEGRGEATGTIDELRTGEDGENEEEAAGGGD, encoded by the coding sequence TTGAGCAAACGATCCCTCCCCTGGACCACCCTGAGCGCGATATTGACCACCTTTTCCCTGCTGGGGTGCTCGTCGAGCGAGCCCACCCCGGGCGCCGAAACGCCAGATGCCCACGGCAGCCAAGCCGAGACGGTCACCGGCGGCAAGCCGTTCCACGGCCTGCTGGAATACCGCGCCAAGGACGCCAAACTGGCCCTCGTCCGCCCGACCCTGCTGGCCGCCGAAGACGCGACGCTGGCCGGCGGCGTCAGCGTCGTCGGGGTGAGCGCCGGGGGCGAGTCGCGGGCCTACCCGCTCTACGTCCTCAAGAACCACCAGATCGTCAACGACCGGGTAGGAGGACAGCCGATCGCGGCATCCTGGTGACCGTCCGAACAATCGGTCGTGGTCCACGACCGCCGTGTTGGAGATGAAGAGTTAACCCTGGGAGTTTCCGGCAAATTGATCGATGGGAACCTCATGATGTACGACACCAAGACCGACTCCCTCTGGCACCAGGCGTCGGGCGAGTCCCGCGAGGGGGCCTTCACCGGCGAGCAGCTCGCCGAGCTGCCCGACGATGCCTGGGCCATACACCGCTGGTCGGAGTGGCGCCGGGATCATCCGGAAACGCTGGTCTTGACCTGTGCCCACTGCGAAGGCCGCGGCGAAGCCACCGGCACCATCGACGAGCTGCGCACAGGGGAGGACGGCGAGAACGAGGAGGAAGCGGCCGGTGGCGGCGACTGA
- a CDS encoding CRTAC1 family protein: MNPLHSHPVTAAAAGGRRSAAFCRLARIARPPIIASALALLPLAGCAPAPGDPAATAETPGTSLRFVEGAAAAGIDFQHFNAVRAALLPEDNGSGLAFGDYDNDGFDDLYLANFAGPALMERAALEAQRQGGRLFRNQGDGTFRDVTEAAGVGHVGWDNGVLWADLDGDGWLDLLITGIDKIVLYRNRGDGTFEDRSIAAGLGAVPCQATGAAAADYDGDGDLDIYVPCYVDFPWDRARNRPLVGGRPGTMTTPANYPPQPNLLLQNDGSGRFVDIAAEAGVDDPRGRGLQAVFVDVDDDGRQDLYVANDQSFDRLFRNRGDGFEDITVSAGTSDPRAGMGIGVHDVDGNRRVDLFLTHWVGEENALYLNRSDAGEVFFEDWTFEHGLGPIGRDLVGWGTGFRDFDLDGRADLFLVNGSTVEDEWTLEVLSDPKMIPQKLMLYARDDGTYREVSEMAGEVFGKLFVGRGMSFADVDRDGRVDVGVLVHGASPLLLYNRSERLGRWLGVQLVGSAKNRWAAGAKVVVRTIGEDGGERHHTAWRTIGESYLGSHSATLHFGLGAAAEADVEITWPDHSVSRFESLPLDRVLAFDQASQRWRAVPDEPVAPRPWGDLFSSTPETEP, translated from the coding sequence ATGAACCCACTCCACTCACACCCCGTCACCGCAGCGGCGGCCGGGGGCCGGCGGAGCGCCGCTTTCTGCCGACTCGCCCGCATCGCCCGGCCGCCGATCATCGCGTCCGCTCTGGCGCTCTTGCCACTGGCCGGCTGCGCCCCCGCGCCGGGCGACCCGGCGGCGACCGCGGAGACCCCCGGCACAAGCCTGCGATTCGTCGAGGGCGCCGCCGCTGCGGGCATCGACTTTCAGCACTTCAACGCCGTGCGCGCGGCGCTGTTGCCGGAGGACAACGGTTCCGGCCTGGCCTTCGGCGATTACGACAACGACGGCTTCGATGATCTGTACTTGGCCAACTTCGCGGGACCCGCGCTGATGGAGCGCGCGGCCCTCGAAGCGCAGCGCCAGGGCGGCCGGCTGTTTCGCAACCAGGGCGACGGAACCTTCCGCGACGTGACCGAGGCGGCCGGCGTTGGCCACGTCGGTTGGGACAACGGCGTGCTGTGGGCCGACCTCGACGGCGACGGCTGGCTCGACCTGCTGATCACCGGCATCGACAAGATCGTGCTCTATCGCAATCGCGGCGACGGCACCTTCGAAGATCGCAGCATTGCCGCCGGCCTGGGCGCCGTCCCCTGCCAGGCGACGGGAGCCGCCGCCGCGGACTACGACGGCGACGGTGATCTCGACATCTACGTGCCGTGCTACGTCGATTTTCCCTGGGATCGCGCCCGCAACCGCCCGCTAGTGGGCGGTCGCCCGGGCACCATGACGACCCCCGCCAACTACCCTCCCCAGCCCAACTTGCTGCTGCAAAACGACGGCTCGGGCCGCTTTGTGGACATCGCCGCCGAAGCCGGCGTCGACGACCCCCGAGGGCGCGGCCTGCAGGCGGTGTTCGTCGACGTCGACGACGACGGCCGGCAGGATCTCTACGTGGCGAACGACCAGAGTTTTGACCGCTTGTTCCGCAACCGGGGCGATGGCTTTGAAGACATCACCGTCTCGGCGGGCACCAGCGATCCCCGCGCCGGCATGGGCATCGGCGTCCACGACGTCGACGGCAACCGGCGGGTGGATCTCTTCCTCACCCACTGGGTGGGCGAAGAAAACGCCCTCTACCTCAACCGCTCGGACGCCGGCGAGGTGTTTTTCGAGGACTGGACCTTCGAACACGGACTCGGCCCGATCGGCCGCGATCTCGTCGGCTGGGGGACCGGATTCCGAGACTTCGACCTCGACGGCCGGGCGGACCTGTTCCTGGTCAACGGCTCCACGGTGGAAGACGAATGGACCCTCGAAGTGCTGAGCGATCCGAAGATGATCCCCCAGAAGCTGATGCTCTATGCCCGGGACGACGGCACCTATCGCGAAGTATCGGAAATGGCGGGTGAGGTTTTCGGCAAGCTGTTCGTCGGCCGCGGCATGTCCTTCGCCGATGTCGATCGCGACGGGCGGGTCGACGTCGGCGTTCTGGTCCACGGCGCCTCGCCTTTGCTGCTGTACAACCGCTCCGAGCGCCTCGGTCGCTGGCTTGGCGTGCAGCTCGTGGGAAGCGCCAAGAACCGCTGGGCGGCCGGCGCCAAGGTGGTGGTGCGGACGATCGGCGAGGACGGCGGCGAGCGGCACCATACGGCCTGGCGGACGATCGGCGAGAGCTACCTCGGCAGCCATTCGGCAACGCTCCACTTCGGCCTCGGCGCCGCCGCCGAAGCGGACGTCGAAATCACCTGGCCGGACCACAGCGTCAGCCGATTCGAATCACTACCCCTCGACCGCGTGCTGGCCTTCGATCAGGCCTCGCAGCGCTGGCGAGCCGTACCCGACGAACCCGTCGCCCCACGACCCTGGGGCGATCTCTTTTCATCCACTCCGGAGACCGAGCCTTGA
- a CDS encoding phosphosulfolactate synthase codes for MTLSEKEQSQLWQSRAFPFVPMNERDPKPRTRSITEIRGPYYAMVTPTYTRELLEGMGEHVDGYKYAGGSFSLMPPEYVRNLNRICHDHGVYVSTGGWIENVLSRAPQEIDAYIEECKRLEFDMIELSTGFIQLPTPDLIRLIQKVKKAGLKPKPEIGIQFGAGGDTSQAELEAEGTRDPQILIDTANECLDAGASIVMIESEGITENADPWRTDVAAKIMKHVGMENVMFEAADPEVFSWYIKNYGIDVNLFVDHSQIVQLECLRRGIWGTKSTFGRITTHR; via the coding sequence ATGACCTTGTCTGAAAAAGAACAGTCGCAACTCTGGCAGTCCCGCGCGTTTCCCTTCGTCCCCATGAACGAGCGCGATCCCAAACCGCGCACCCGGTCGATCACGGAGATTCGCGGGCCCTACTACGCGATGGTCACGCCCACCTACACCCGCGAGCTGCTCGAAGGCATGGGCGAGCACGTCGATGGCTACAAGTACGCCGGCGGCTCGTTCTCGTTGATGCCACCGGAGTACGTGAGGAACCTCAACCGTATCTGTCACGATCACGGCGTTTACGTGTCCACCGGCGGCTGGATCGAGAACGTGCTGTCGCGGGCGCCGCAGGAGATCGACGCCTACATCGAGGAGTGCAAGCGGCTGGAATTCGACATGATCGAGCTGTCCACCGGCTTCATCCAGCTTCCGACCCCGGACTTGATCCGCCTGATCCAGAAGGTCAAGAAGGCGGGCCTCAAACCGAAGCCGGAGATCGGCATCCAGTTCGGCGCCGGCGGCGACACCAGCCAGGCCGAGCTGGAGGCCGAAGGGACTCGCGACCCGCAAATCTTGATCGACACGGCGAACGAGTGTCTCGACGCCGGCGCCTCGATCGTGATGATCGAATCCGAGGGCATCACCGAGAACGCCGATCCGTGGCGAACGGACGTGGCGGCGAAGATCATGAAGCATGTGGGGATGGAGAACGTGATGTTCGAAGCCGCCGACCCGGAGGTCTTTTCGTGGTATATCAAGAATTACGGAATCGACGTCAACCTCTTCGTGGACCACAGCCAGATCGTGCAGCTCGAGTGCCTGCGGCGAGGAATCTGGGGTACCAAGAGCACCTTCGGCCGCATCACCACCCATCGCTAG
- a CDS encoding MmgE/PrpD family protein has product MTTESQAAPKDTEVRQLGRFVAGTDHRRMSQEAREELKKRIVDTIGVAIGALEGEPIQMIRAHHKDFGGSPHCTLIGGGKSAPDRAAFYNGALSRYLDFMDSYLAKGETCHQSDNFGAVLAAAEYADASGDRLLTAMAAAYQVQGRLCDEAPVRAKGFDHTVQGAYASAAGVARALGLDPEKTANAIAISGTCNNALRCTRTGALSHWKGLAYPNTGFVGTHAAFLAHRGITGPEEVFEGNKGFKESIAGPFHIDWAQEDLENVKRSIIKKYNAEIHSQSSIEGALELQAEHGFTWDQIRHIEIDIFDVAFHIIGGGEEGDKTIVRTKEEADHSLQYMVGVALIDGNVLPAQYEGDRVTRQDIQSLIQRFTVRPKQEYTDRFPGELCADLAITLENGTVHRVTKTDYEGFHTRPMSWPTVIAKFNDLAQPFTSERTRRAIVDAVRNIEQISARDFAAILGNLEA; this is encoded by the coding sequence ATGACTACCGAGAGTCAGGCGGCACCCAAGGACACGGAAGTTCGGCAGCTCGGCCGCTTCGTCGCCGGCACGGACCACCGAAGGATGTCCCAGGAAGCGAGAGAAGAACTCAAGAAGCGGATCGTCGACACCATCGGGGTCGCCATCGGCGCCCTCGAAGGCGAGCCGATCCAAATGATCCGGGCCCACCACAAAGACTTTGGCGGCAGCCCCCACTGCACCCTGATCGGCGGCGGCAAGAGCGCGCCGGACCGGGCGGCTTTCTACAACGGCGCTCTCAGCCGATACCTGGACTTCATGGACAGCTATCTGGCGAAGGGTGAGACCTGCCACCAGTCCGACAACTTCGGCGCCGTGCTCGCCGCCGCCGAGTACGCCGACGCCTCCGGCGACCGCCTGTTGACGGCGATGGCCGCGGCATACCAGGTGCAGGGACGACTGTGCGACGAGGCGCCGGTCCGAGCCAAGGGATTCGACCACACCGTACAGGGCGCCTATGCATCGGCAGCGGGCGTCGCCCGGGCTCTCGGCCTTGATCCGGAAAAGACCGCCAACGCCATCGCCATTTCGGGCACCTGCAACAACGCGCTGCGCTGTACCCGCACCGGCGCACTGTCGCACTGGAAGGGGTTGGCCTACCCCAACACCGGCTTCGTCGGCACGCACGCCGCCTTCTTGGCCCACCGGGGCATCACCGGGCCGGAGGAGGTCTTCGAAGGCAACAAGGGGTTCAAAGAGTCTATCGCCGGCCCCTTCCACATCGACTGGGCGCAAGAAGACCTCGAAAACGTCAAGCGCTCGATCATCAAGAAGTACAACGCCGAGATCCACTCCCAATCCTCCATCGAGGGCGCCCTGGAGCTCCAGGCCGAGCACGGCTTCACCTGGGACCAGATCCGCCACATCGAGATCGACATCTTCGACGTCGCTTTCCACATCATCGGCGGCGGCGAAGAGGGCGACAAGACGATCGTCCGCACCAAGGAAGAGGCCGACCATTCCCTGCAGTACATGGTGGGCGTGGCGCTCATCGACGGCAACGTGCTGCCGGCCCAGTACGAAGGCGACCGGGTGACGCGGCAGGACATTCAAAGTCTCATCCAGCGGTTCACCGTCCGGCCCAAGCAGGAGTACACCGACCGCTTCCCGGGGGAACTCTGCGCCGATCTCGCGATCACCCTCGAAAACGGCACCGTCCACCGCGTCACCAAGACCGACTACGAGGGCTTCCATACCCGGCCGATGAGCTGGCCGACGGTGATCGCGAAATTCAACGATCTGGCGCAGCCTTTCACCTCGGAGCGAACCCGCCGAGCCATCGTCGACGCGGTGCGCAATATCGAGCAGATCAGCGCCCGCGACTTCGCCGCCATCCTCGGAAACCTCGAAGCTTAG